DNA from Halorarum salinum:
GGAGCCCGGTGGCGACGATGGCGGGCGTCCACGTGGGCGCGTCGGTGCCGAACTTCCTCGCGTTGGAGTTCCACGCGCGCGACGTGCCGTGGTGGGAGGACCTGGTCCGGCGGTCCGAGCCGCTGATCCAGAACGGTCGCATCACCGTCCCCGACGCGCCGGGGCTGGGCATCGAACTCGACTGGGACGTCGTCGAGGAACACCGCAAGGAGTGATTCGACCCGGGGGCGCCGCGTTCCGACGCCTCCGCCGTCGCGGCGTCGTCCCGTTCTCTCGGCGCCGCCACACTGCGTAGCCGAGTTCGACACGCCCGAGCCGAGCCGATCCCGGCCGCTCGGCCCGTCAGCGCGTCATGAACTCGCCCGCCTGCGGCTCGTACGGGTCCGTCGGGATCTCGACGAGCGTGGGTCCGGCGTCGAGCGCCTCGCGGGCGGCCGCGACGATCTCGTCGGGCGTCTCCGCCCGGGCCGTGCGCATCCCCATCCCCTCGGCGATGGTCGTGCAGTCGAGCGGCGCCCGCGTCCAGCCGTACTCGCCCCTGTCGAGCGCGTACGAGCGCTCGGCCTCCTCGCTGATGATGGCGTAGTCGTCGTTGTTGAACACGAACACCGCGACGTCGAGGTCCTCCGAGACGATCGTGTGGAGCTCCTCGACGCACATCATGAGCCCGCCCTCCCCGGTGAACGCGACGACCGGCTGATCCGGGTTCGCCGCCTTCGCCCCGACGGCCGCGGGCACGCCGAGCCCCATCGACGCCCAGGAGCCGGGGTTGACGTAGTCCCGGGGCTCGTAGGCGGGGAACGCCATCAACGTCCAGATGCGCGACCCGCCCGCGTCCGCCGCGACGATCGTCTCCCGCGGCAGCGCGTCACGGAGCGCGGTCAGCGCGCTCACCGAGGTGAGCGGCGCCTCGGAGACGGCTCGGAGCTCGGCCATCCGCTCGGCCTCCGCGTCCCTGACGGCGCCCGCGCGCGCCGCCCCGTCGCCGCCGGCGAGCGAACGATCGCGCAGTTCCTCGTCGAGCGCGGCGAGCACCGGGCCCGCGTCGGCGACGATGGCGACACGCGGGTCGTAGCCCCGCCCGACGTCCGAGGGGGTCATCGTCACGTGCACGAGGTCCTCGGGGAGGTCGTAGGACCACTGCTTCGTCCAGACCGCGTCGAAGTCCGTCCCCACGCCGAGGACCGCGTCGGCGCTCTCGAGGCAGTCGACGAGTTCGGCGCTCGTCCCGCCACAGAGCACGCCCGCCGAGAGCGGGTGGTCCTCGGGGAACGTCGCCTTCCCCTTGTACGTCGTCGCGACCGGGGCCTCCAGCGTCTCGGCGAGCGTCAGGAGTTCCCCGCTCGCGTTCCCGGCGCGGACCCCGCCGCCGGCGACGATCACCGGGTCGCTCGCGGCGGCGAGCACGTCGCTCGCGTCCGCGATCTCGTCGCGCGGGAGCTCGGGGGCGGCGCCCGGTTCAGCCCGCTCTGCCGCCGCGAGGTCGACGTCCGTCGGGATGAAGTTCTTCGGGATGCCGACGCGCACCGGCCCCTTGGGCGCCTCCCGCGCGATGGCGATCGCCCGCTCCAGTTCGGCGATCGTGCTCTCGGGCGTCTCGACGGTGACGTTCTCCTTGACGACGTTGTCGTAGGTGTCCGGGGGCGTCTCGTGGATGCCGTCGCCGCCCCGCACCTCGGGTTCGGTCTCCACGGCGACGTGGAGTAGCGGCGTGCAGTCGTTGAGCGCGTTCTTCAGCCCGTTCATCGCGTTCATGTCGCCGGGGCCGGGGATCACCACCGTCGCGGCCATCTCCCCGCTCGTCTCGGCGTACCCCCACGCCTGATGTGACACGTTCGTCTCGTGTCTCACCATCACGAACCGGATGTCATCCCGTTCGCTGATGCTCTTGTTCAGCGGCAGCGTCTGCTTGCCCGGGATGCCGAAGATCGTCCCGATTCCGTTGGAAGTGAGACAGTCGATGATCGCATCACTCGTTCTCATAATCCTACCTCTGTCACCGTCGTTTGTCGTAATAATTGTTCGGTTGTTCACCCCCGCGTTCGGGGGATCCGCCGTCGTCTCGCGCCGCGGTCCGCCGTCGGTCGCCGTGGTCGACCGTCCCTCGTCGGTCCCGCGCCGCCGTGCTGCACCTGCTCGCCAAACTCGGTCGCCGCTCCGTCGCGTCGCCGTTCTCGACCGCCCTCCGCGCTTTGCCGGTCCTCGGCGTGGTGCCGCCGCTCCCTCCGTCGCACGGAAGATTATTGGTGGTACACGGGCTCGACCCAGCCACACCATGAGACGACGGGTATCGGTCATCGGCGCGGGCAACATGGGCCAGGGGTTCGCGGTCCACTTCGGACTCCACGACCAGGACGTGACGCTCGTCGACCACCGCGAATCGAACCTCGAACGGGCGACAGCGCGCATCCGCGACGCCGCCTCGGGACTCGCCGCGGAGGGGCTCACGGAACGATCGCCCGGCGACGTCCTCGAGGGGATCACGTTCACGACCGACCGGGACGCCGGCGTCTCCGGGGCGGACGTCGTCCTCGAGACGGTCCCCGAGGACCTGGAGCTGAAACGGGAGGTGTTCGCCGCGGTCGCGGCGGCCGCGCCCGACGACGCGATCCTCGCGTCCAACACGTCCGGCATCCCGATCACCGATCTCGCGAAGGCCGTCCCCTCGGCCGCGGGTCGGGTCGTCGGCTGCCACTGGTGGTTCCCGCCGTACCTGCTCGAGCCGGTCGAGGTCGTCCGCGGGGCCGGGACGACCGACCGGACGATGGAGCGGATCCGCGCGTTCGTCGAGGACGTCGACCGGCGGCCGATCGTCGTCGAGCGCGACGTCCCCGGGTTCGTCTGGAACCGGGTCCAGAACGCCGTCATCAGGGAGTGTCTCCACCTCGTCGAGGCGGGCGTCGCGTCGATCGAGGACGTCAACGCCGCGGTCCGGGACGGCTACGCCCGGCGGACGTCCGTCATCGGCCCGTTCGAGACGATGGACATCGCCGGCGTCGACCAGTTCGAGACCGTCGCGGCCCACCTCTACCCGCACCTGTGTGACGACGACGAGCCGAACGACGCGTTCGCCGAGCACCTGGAGGCGGGCCACCTCGGCGTCGAGACCGGCCGGGGGTTCTTCGAGTACGACGAGCCGGCCGAGGCGGTGATGCGGCGACGCGACGAGCGGCTGGCCGCGCTGGATCGCCGTTTCGACGCGATGCAGTCGGAGTGACCGGCGAGCGCCGGCCGGCGGGGAACCCGGTCCGACGGCGGGCGGAACCGAGCCCGAACGGGGACCGACCCGAACCCGCGTCCCGTCCGGCCGAGGCGGGCCCCGCCCGCGACGGTCGGGTTCGCCGTAATCAGTATCTTTTTTCGCGACGTTCGTGAGTGTACCCCCGTGTCACCAGAGATCACACGGATCGAGTCGACGGAGTTCTCCTACGACATCGAGGACGTCGGCTACAGCCCGAACGGCTTCAGCGTCGTGTACGAGCCGGGCGCGACCAACGAGCGGAAGCTGTTCGGGATCAAGGTCCACACGGACACCGGCATCACGGGCGAGTACGTCGGCGGCAACTCCCCCGCGGCCGCACAGATCAACATGTTCGCGGACTACCTGATCGGGAAGAACCCGCTGGCCCGCGAGAAACACTGGAGCAACATCAACCGGGCGCTGCGCAAGTACGACCTGATGGGCATCGGCCCGGTCGACATCGCGCTGTGGGACTTCGCGGGCAAGTACTACGACGCGCCCATCCACGAGCTGCTCGGGACGTACCGCGAGCGGTTCCCGGCGTACGCGTCGACCTACCAGGGCGACGAGAACGGCGGGCTCGACTCGCCGGAGGCGTTCGCCGACTTCGCCGAGGAGTGCCTCGAGATGGGGTACGGGGCGTACAAGATCCACGACTGGGGCGGCGACTGGACGGACGCGGACAGGACCGTCGACACCGTCCTCGAGGTGGGCGGGCGGGTCGGCGACGAGATGGACCTCATGCTCGACCCGGCCTGCGAGCCGCCGACGTTCGCCGACGCGGTGAAGATGGGCAAGGCGTGCGACGAGGCCGGGTTCCTCTGGTACGAGGACCCCTACCGCGACGGCGGCGTGTCCCAGCACGGCCACCGGAAGCTCCGACAGCTCATCGACACGCCGCTGCTCCAGACCGAGCACGTGCGCGGGCTCGAGGCCCACACCGACTTCATCGCGACCGAGTCGACCGACTTCGTCCGCGCGGACCCGGAGTACGACGCCGGCATCACGGGCGCGATGAAGATCGCCCGCGTCGCGGAGGGGTTCGGGCTCGACGTGGAGTTCCACGCGCCCGGGCCCGCCCAGCGGCAGTGTCTCGCGGCGATCCGGAACACGAACTACTACGAGATCGCGCTCGTCCACCCGGACTGCCGGAACAACCAGCCGCCGGTGTACGCCGACGGCTACTCGGACTTCCTGGACACGGTCGACGACGACGGCACGGTCGGGGTCCCCGAGGGGCCAGGGCTCGGCGTCGAGTACGACTGGGAGTTCGTCGAGGCGAACAAGACGGGCAGCGTCCACGTGTACGAATAGGCGCTCCCCTCCCCTCGCCGGCCCGCGAAGCTTTATCACGGGGTTGACCGATGCTACGGCCCATGGGCTTCGATCAGCTGAAGGCGAACCTCCGCGGCGTGGCGTTCACCAACCCGACCCCGTTCTCGGCGGACGGAGCGGACGTCCGACACGACGCGCTGGCGGAGAACACGCGCCACGTGGTCGACGCGGGCGGGCGGGTGCTCATCCCGTGCGGGAACACCGGCGAGTACTACTCGCTGACGGACGACGAGCGCGTCGCGGTCGTCTCGACGACCGCGACGGCGGCGGGCGAGGACGCGTCGATCGTCGCCGGCGCGGGCGGCAGCACGAAGGAGGCGATCGCGCTCGCCGACGCCTACGAGGACGCAGGGGCGGACGCGATCATGGTGATGCACCCGGTGCACACCTACCAGCACGAGGCCGGGCTCCGCGAGTACTATCGGGCGATCGTCGACGCGACTGACCTGCCGGTCGTCGTCTACAAGCGCGGGCCGGAGGTAACGGCGGACCTGATCCGCGAACTCGCCGCCCACGAACGGGTCGTGGGCGTCAAATACGCCGAAGACGACGTCGCGGCGTTCGCGAACCTCGTCGCCTCGGTCGACGCGGACGTGGTCTGGTCGAACGGCATCGCCGAGCGGTACGCGCCGTCGTTCGCGATCGAAGGCGCCGAGGGGTTCACCACCGGCATCGGGAACTTCCTGCCCGGGGAGGTGCTCGCGCTCATGGACGCCATCAGGCGCGAGGACTGGGCGCGCGCTCGCGAGTTGCGCGACCTGCTGGCGCCCTACGAGCGGCTCCGCCAGGGGACCGGGCCGGACAACGAAATCCGCGCCGCCAACAACGTCCCCGGCGTGAAACGCGGCATGGAGCTGGCCGGGCTGTACGGCGGGCCCGTCCGGGAGCCGCTGGCGTCCCTGTCGGCGGCCGACGCCGAGCGGGCCGAGCAGTATTACGAGGCGGCGAAGGCGGAGGCCGGAATCGACCGGTCGGTCGTCTGAGCGGCCCTCCACGCGGCGACGTCCGGCCCGTCCGATGGGTTCGGGTCTGGAGAACGGCCGATACCGAAAACCGCTCGCCGCCGGCTGACCGCCGACCGGTCCGTTTGGCTATGGGGAACACCTTTGTATCTCCGGATGTGAGGCTCTCGCATGACCGACACCCCACTCGAAGCGGACGTCCCCATCAGGGCGACCCAGCGGTCGATGGCGATCGTCGAGGAGATCATGCGACGCGAGCGCGCGGGCGTGACGGAGCTCGCGGAGTATTTCGGATTCTCGAAGAGCACGATCCACGACCACCTCACGACGCTCGTCCGGTTGAAGTACCTTCGCCGGGAGGGTGACGAGTACGCGGTCGGGTTGCGGTTCCTCAGCCTCGGCGGGCACGCGAGACAGCTCGAGGAGCTCTACGAGATCGCCAAGCCGGAGATCGACGACCTCGCGGCGGAGACGGGCGAGGCGGCGAAGCTCGTCGTCGAGGACGCCGGCCGCGGCATCTACCTCTACCAGGCACGCGGCGGGCAGGCGGTCCAGACCGACTCACACGTGGGGATGCGGGTGTACCTTCACTCATGTGCGACGGGCAAGGCGATGCTCGCGTACATCCCACGCGAGCGCGTCCGCGAGATCGTCGACGAGTACGGGCTGCCGGAGTGGACCGAGCACACGATCACCGACGAGGGGGAGCTGTACGAGGAACTGGACGCCATCAGGGACCGGAAGATCGCGATCGACGACGAGGAGCGGATCCGCGGGCTCCGCTGTGTCGCGACGCCGATCATCCGGGACGACGAGCTCCTCGGGGCGATCAGCATCTCCGGGCCGACGAAGCGGTTCGACAACGACGAGTACGTCGACGAGATCTCGGACCTCATCAGGAACACCGCGCGCGTGATCGAGATCAACGCGAAGTACACGACGTAGCGGGTTCCGCTATGGAGAACGCATCGTCCGGTCGGCCGTTCGTCGGAATCGGGGTCATGACCAGCGTCGAGTCCTGCGGTTCCGGAGCGATCGTCCGGCCGTCGCCGTGGCCGTCGCGACGACGACGCGTTCGTCGTCCGTCTCGGATGCCGTTCGAACGGCCCACGTACCTTACACTCGTACGATCGTCACGGAGACTGGGCCGTCCCCTCTCAGATTTCATTACAGTCGTATGGGTGTAATGTATCGCCGTAGTGGGTGGCGTACAACGGGCGTTCGGAAGCGGGCGAAGCAATCCGTTCCCTATAGCGGAACGGGATGTCGGACCCGATTCGTGCGGTCTCCCACGACGGTGCTCGCCAGTAGCGACCCACGCGCGACCGACGGAGAACCCGGACCGGCGCGACCGGCTCAGCCGACGAGCCGGTCGACGTCGTCCTCGAGCGCTGCGTACAGTTCCTCGGCCTCCCTGACTTGCTCCTCGGCGAGCGGGCGGATCGGCTCCCGGACGGAGCCGCCGTGCAGCCCCGCGAGGTCGAGCCCCTGCTTCACGGCCGGAACGCTGATCGCCCCCGGGATCTCGTTACCCTGGCCGGTTCCGTCGCGGAACCCCTGGTACGGCAGACAGGCGTTTCGGAGCGCCCGGGCGCGCTCCCAGTCGCCGTCGGTGAGCGCGTCGAACAGCGCGAGGCCGACCTCGGGGCGGAAGTTGCTGACGCCCGCGGAGAACCCCTCGGCGCCCTCGGCCCAGAAGGAGACCGCGAACGGCTCGGCGAGCCCGTTCACCCAGACGACGTCGTCGTCGCCCGCGGCGACGCCGGCGCCGAGTTTCACTCCGTCGGGGAGCGCGTACTTGATCCCGATCACGCCGTCGACGCGCGTGAGGTCGCCGAGGTAGGCGACCGACGGGTCGAACCCGCGGACGTACGGGACGAGCGGCCGGTCGGTGGCGGCCGCGAGTTCGCGGTAGTACCGGAGCAGCCCCGCCTCGTGGAGGTACGTGTGGTCCGGCGGCATGATCATCATCGCGTCGGCGCCGACGTCCTCGTAGCCGTCGATGAGTTCGCGCGCGTCGGCCGTGCTCCCGCCGACGCCGGCCAGGACGCACGCGTCCGCGGGGAGCGCGTCCACCGCCGTCTCGACGACGTCGACCCGCTCGGTCCGGGAGAGCGAGTGGTACTCGCTGATGTTCGCGGACGCCATGAACAGGCGGATCCCGCCCTCGTAGAGCGCGTCCGCGTTCTCGCGGAGCTTCCCGTGTTCGATCTCCCCGTCCGCGTCGAAGGGGGTGAGCAGTCCGACCGCGACGCCCCGCAGTCGGTCCCGTATCCGATCGGCTGACAGCGGCATGGTACGCCTCTGGTTCCGCGGACGCGATAAAACCACCGGCACCGCCGGGCTCAGTAGTCGACGTACACCGTCTTCGTCGTGGTGAAGAAGTCGAGTCCGGCGTCGCCCTGCTCGCGGTACGTGTTCGTCGAGGAGTCCTTGTACCCGCCGAAGGGGACGTGCAGTTCGACCCCCGTCGTCTTCTCGTTCACCTTGACCACGCCCGCCTCGGCCGCCTCGATGAACCGGTTCGCCTCGGAGAGGTCCCGCGTCACGATGCTCGCCGAGAGCCCGTAGTCGACGTCGTTGGCGACCTCGACGGCGTCCCCGAAGTCGCTCGCCTTCATGACCACGAGCACCGGGCCGAACACCTCCTCCTGAGCGATGCGCATCCGGCTCTCGACGTCGGAGAAGACCGTGGGTTCCACGAAGTGCCCGTCGTCGTACTCGTCGCCCTCGAGTTCGGCGCCGCCGGTCTCGAGCGTCGCGCCGTCCGCGCGGGCGACGTCGACGTACTCGAGCGTCGCGTCGAGCTCGCTTCGGCTGACGTGCGGGCCCATGTCCGGGTCCTCCAGCCCCGGGCCCACCGTGAGCGACTCGGCGTACTCGGCGATCGCGTCGACGAACTCGTCGTACACCGCCTCGTGGACGATGGCGCGCGAGCAGGCGGTACACGACTGGCCCGTGGTGCCGAACGCGCCGACGCCGACGATCTCGACCGCCCGGTCGAGGTCCGCGCTCGGCATCACCACGGTCGGGTTCTTGCCGCCCATCTCGCACTGCACCCGCTTCATGTCCGACGAGGCGGTGCGGGCGACTCGCGTCCCGACCGACGTGCTGCCGGTGAACGAGACGCCGTCGATGCGTTCGTCCTCGGCCAGCGCCGCGCCGACCTCGCTCCCCGAACCGGTGACGTAGTTCGCCACGCCGTCGGGGAGCCCGGCCCCGTCGAGACACTCGAAGACCTGCCGCGTCACGTTCGGTGCCGCCGTCGCCGGCTTGATGACGACGGTGTTTCCGGTCGCGAGCGCGGGCGCGAGCTTCCACGCCGGGATCGCGATGGGGTAGTTCCAGGGCGTGATGAGCCCGACGGTCCCGAGCGGCTCCCGCCGCGTCCGCAGCGTCGCGTTCCTCCCGCTCGGGGCCTTGGCCGTCCCGCCGAGGTCGCGCGCCTTCTCGCCGTAGTACGCGAAGACGTCCACCGCGCGCCCCACTTCGCCGGCGGCCTCGCTGCGGGTCTTGCCCTCCTCCCTGACGAGCGTCTCCGTGATCTCGTCCTCGCGGTCGGCGAGCGCCTCGCTCGTCGCCCTGAGCACTCGACCGCGTTCGGGCGCCGGCGTGCCGGCCCACTCGTCCTGCGCGTCGACGGCGGCGCCGATCGCCCGCTCGGCGTCGGCCCGCGTCGAGGCCTGGTACGTCCCGACGACCTCCGCGGTGTCCGCGGGGTTCCGGACGTCGAACGTCTCGCCGCTCTCGGATTCGATCCACTCGCCGCCGACGTAGTTCTCGTACATCATCGGTCGCGTGGTTCCGAGTTCGTCCTTCTCCTATACCAGCATTGTGGTCGATGCGAGCGAGTCACACGAAACTCGCACGCCCGGTCCGCGGGGTCGAGGTCTCGGAACGCCCTCGAACCGGCTGAGTTCCCCTCCGCCCCCGTCGACGTGCCGGTTGCAGAACGGATATATGACTGGGCGGGGACGGTCGCGCATGGACGTACTGCACGCGGCGCTGTGGGTCGACGACGTCGAGGCGATGGACGAGTTCTACACCGAGGGGCTCGGGCTGGAGTTCAGCCGCGAGTTCGAGGGATCCGACGGCGTGCGGAACTACTTCCTGACAGGCGAGAGCGACACGGAGATCCAGTTCAAGCACGACGAGGGGGTCGACCGGGAATCCGGCCCCTCCTCCGGGTTCGACCACGTGGCGATCGCCGTCGAGGACGTCGAGGACCGGGTCGACCGGCTCGTCGACGCGTTCGGATCCGAGGTGGTCCGCGGGCCGGACCTGCTCGCGGACAAGGGCATCGAGATCGCGTTCGTCACGGACCCGGAGGGGTACGTCGTGGAGCTCATCGAACGGCTGGAGGAGTGAGTTTCCGCGGCGGAGGTCGGCACGCGTGAGTTCGCGTGGTGGGCGCGAACTCCGGTTCGAGACGCCCGCCCGGCGCGCCGCCCCGTTCGAGGACAGCGCCGTCCCGTTCGAAGCACCCTCCCGCGTCCCCGCCGAAGCTATCGGTCCGAGACGGCGGGAACGCCGTCCTCCTTCAGCACCTTCGCGATGGTGTTCCGCTGGATCTCGTCGGTGCCCGCGGCGATCCGCCGCCCGCGCGTCAGCCGGTAGAGGTACTCGAGGGGATGTCCCTGCTGGTAGCCCCGGGCGCCGAACAGCTGCAACGCCTCGCTGATCACGCGCTCCGCGGTGGCCGAACAGTGCAGTTTCGCGACGGACGTCTGCAGCCGGTGGGGCGCGTCGCCGGTCCCCTCGGGGTCCGCGACCGCGCCGTACACGGTCGCGGCCGCCGTCTCGACCTGCCGGTACATCTCCGCGAGCTTCCACTCGACGCCCTGGAACTCCCCGATCGGCTGCCCGAACTGCTCGCGGTCTGCGGCGTGGTCCAGGGCGAGCTCCAGCCCGGCCGTCGCCCACGCCGTGGCGAGGATGGCGCTGCCCAGCCGCTCGTGGTTGAGCGAGACGAGCTGCTCCTTGAACGCCTGCTTGCCGCGCGTGAGGACGTGCGACTCGGGGACGACGACGTCGTCGATGGTGAAGTGGGTCTGGCTGTACCCCGCCATGTTCGTGTGCTCCGTCTCGACTTCGACGCCGGGATCGGTGAGATCGAGCACGATCGAGCCGAGCCCCTCGGGGAACCTCACCCAGGTGACGGCGACGTCGGAGAACGGGACGCCGCCGACCCAGGTCTTCTCGCCGGAACACCGCAGCTCCCCGTCCTCCTCGGTCACGCGGGTGGACATCGAGCCGACGTCGGAGCCGGCGTCCGGCTCGGAGATGGCGATCGCGACGTGCTCCTCGCCCGCAGTCACGCCCGGCAGGTACCGCTCCTTGACCGTCTCGGAGCCGAAGAGGTCGATCGCGCGCGGCCCGACCATGCCCTGGGTGTAGACGAACCACGCCGTGTCGGGGCACACCCGGCCGACCGCCTCCGTCAGCAGGAGCGACGCCAGGTCCCCCCTCCCTCCGCCGCCGTACGCGTCGGAGACGGACGGACAGAGGAGGTCGGCGTCGGCCAGCGCCCGCATGTTCCTCCACGGGAGATCTCCCTGCCAGGTGTACGCGTCCTCCGCGAACCCCGCCGCGACCGATTCGGCCCGCTCCGCGAACTCGCGCTGGTCCGGACTGAGCGTGTGCATACCACACCGACTGGCCCGACTCATATCAATCGAACGGGTGTGCGACGGGGCGCCCCGACGTGCCGACTCCGGGCGGTCGTGGCGCCGCTCGGGGTCGCCGATCCGCCCGTGCCCTGCCGCCCGAATCTACCGCAGCCGGTCGACTTATGTGGAAGCGACGTGGTGACCCCGTATGCGTATCACGGACGTCAGAGGGTTCGCCCTCTCATCGCCGATCGACCCGCCCCAGGACCGTCGCTTCCACGGGGGGACGCGCCGCCTGCTGAAACGGGACGTCGTGCTCGCCGTCGTGGACACCGCCGACGGCCAGCGCGGCGCCGCGACGGCCGGCGCGACGTCCTCCTCGATGCGGGAGTTCTTCGAGGACGACTCGCACGGCACGTTCGCCGACGTGCTCGAGAACGAGGTGGCCGACGCGCTCGAGGGCGAGGAGGTCGACGCGATGGCGGACGCCCACGGGTACATCGACGCGACCGATCTGCCCGCACGACTCAAGACGAAGGCAGTCTCGGCCGTCGACGTCGCACTCCACGACATCCGCGGCAAGGAACTCGGCGCACCGGTGTACGAGCTCCTCCTCGATGGGTACGAGGACCCGCCGGCGCCGACGAAGGACCTCCCGCTGTACGCCAGTTCGGGGATGTACATGGAGCCGGAGGGGTACGCCGAGCAGGCCGGCTACGTCGAGGAGGCCGGCTTCTTCGGCTACAAGTACCGCCCGGGGATCGGTCCCGAGCGCGACCGGCGGACGATCGACCTCGTGACCGAGGCCGTGACGGAGACCGAGGTGATGCTCGACGCGCACACCTGGTGGAAACTGGAGGACGCCTACGGCGCGGACGAGGTGGCGGAGATCGTCGCCTACGCCGACGAGCGGGGCGCCTACTGGGTCGAGGAGCCCGTCGCGCCCGACGACTACGACGGCTACCGCCGGCTGGCAGAGACCGGCGCAGCCCTCGCCGGCGGGGAGAGCGAGGCGGGCCCCGAGGGGCTGCTCGCGCTCGGCGAAACGGGCGCGGTCGACTTCCTCCAGGGGGACGTCCGCCACCACCGCGGCTTCACCGGCTGTCGGCGCGCCGTCGAGCTCTGCCGCGGCCGTCCCGTGGAGTTCGTCCCGCACAACTTCGGCACCTGGCTCGGGTTGCTGGCGAACGCGCACCTCGTGGCCGCCGCCCCGGAGGTCGAACTCGTCGAGTACCCGATCTTCGAGAACGACCCGCTCGTCGACGCGTCCGGCGACCCGGGGATGTACCCGTTCGACCTGGCGTTCGACCTCGTCGAGGGGCGACCCCCGGTCTCGGACGGCCGCCTCGCGGTGCCCGACGCACCGGGGCTCGGCATCGAGGTCGACCTCGACGTCGTCGACGAGTACCCCTTCACTGAGGGCGCCTGGACCGAGTT
Protein-coding regions in this window:
- a CDS encoding thiamine pyrophosphate-binding protein codes for the protein MRTSDAIIDCLTSNGIGTIFGIPGKQTLPLNKSISERDDIRFVMVRHETNVSHQAWGYAETSGEMAATVVIPGPGDMNAMNGLKNALNDCTPLLHVAVETEPEVRGGDGIHETPPDTYDNVVKENVTVETPESTIAELERAIAIAREAPKGPVRVGIPKNFIPTDVDLAAAERAEPGAAPELPRDEIADASDVLAAASDPVIVAGGGVRAGNASGELLTLAETLEAPVATTYKGKATFPEDHPLSAGVLCGGTSAELVDCLESADAVLGVGTDFDAVWTKQWSYDLPEDLVHVTMTPSDVGRGYDPRVAIVADAGPVLAALDEELRDRSLAGGDGAARAGAVRDAEAERMAELRAVSEAPLTSVSALTALRDALPRETIVAADAGGSRIWTLMAFPAYEPRDYVNPGSWASMGLGVPAAVGAKAANPDQPVVAFTGEGGLMMCVEELHTIVSEDLDVAVFVFNNDDYAIISEEAERSYALDRGEYGWTRAPLDCTTIAEGMGMRTARAETPDEIVAAAREALDAGPTLVEIPTDPYEPQAGEFMTR
- a CDS encoding 3-hydroxyacyl-CoA dehydrogenase family protein; protein product: MRRRVSVIGAGNMGQGFAVHFGLHDQDVTLVDHRESNLERATARIRDAASGLAAEGLTERSPGDVLEGITFTTDRDAGVSGADVVLETVPEDLELKREVFAAVAAAAPDDAILASNTSGIPITDLAKAVPSAAGRVVGCHWWFPPYLLEPVEVVRGAGTTDRTMERIRAFVEDVDRRPIVVERDVPGFVWNRVQNAVIRECLHLVEAGVASIEDVNAAVRDGYARRTSVIGPFETMDIAGVDQFETVAAHLYPHLCDDDEPNDAFAEHLEAGHLGVETGRGFFEYDEPAEAVMRRRDERLAALDRRFDAMQSE
- a CDS encoding enolase C-terminal domain-like protein: MSPEITRIESTEFSYDIEDVGYSPNGFSVVYEPGATNERKLFGIKVHTDTGITGEYVGGNSPAAAQINMFADYLIGKNPLAREKHWSNINRALRKYDLMGIGPVDIALWDFAGKYYDAPIHELLGTYRERFPAYASTYQGDENGGLDSPEAFADFAEECLEMGYGAYKIHDWGGDWTDADRTVDTVLEVGGRVGDEMDLMLDPACEPPTFADAVKMGKACDEAGFLWYEDPYRDGGVSQHGHRKLRQLIDTPLLQTEHVRGLEAHTDFIATESTDFVRADPEYDAGITGAMKIARVAEGFGLDVEFHAPGPAQRQCLAAIRNTNYYEIALVHPDCRNNQPPVYADGYSDFLDTVDDDGTVGVPEGPGLGVEYDWEFVEANKTGSVHVYE
- a CDS encoding dihydrodipicolinate synthase family protein encodes the protein MGFDQLKANLRGVAFTNPTPFSADGADVRHDALAENTRHVVDAGGRVLIPCGNTGEYYSLTDDERVAVVSTTATAAGEDASIVAGAGGSTKEAIALADAYEDAGADAIMVMHPVHTYQHEAGLREYYRAIVDATDLPVVVYKRGPEVTADLIRELAAHERVVGVKYAEDDVAAFANLVASVDADVVWSNGIAERYAPSFAIEGAEGFTTGIGNFLPGEVLALMDAIRREDWARARELRDLLAPYERLRQGTGPDNEIRAANNVPGVKRGMELAGLYGGPVREPLASLSAADAERAEQYYEAAKAEAGIDRSVV
- a CDS encoding IclR family transcriptional regulator codes for the protein MTDTPLEADVPIRATQRSMAIVEEIMRRERAGVTELAEYFGFSKSTIHDHLTTLVRLKYLRREGDEYAVGLRFLSLGGHARQLEELYEIAKPEIDDLAAETGEAAKLVVEDAGRGIYLYQARGGQAVQTDSHVGMRVYLHSCATGKAMLAYIPRERVREIVDEYGLPEWTEHTITDEGELYEELDAIRDRKIAIDDEERIRGLRCVATPIIRDDELLGAISISGPTKRFDNDEYVDEISDLIRNTARVIEINAKYTT
- a CDS encoding dihydrodipicolinate synthase family protein translates to MPLSADRIRDRLRGVAVGLLTPFDADGEIEHGKLRENADALYEGGIRLFMASANISEYHSLSRTERVDVVETAVDALPADACVLAGVGGSTADARELIDGYEDVGADAMMIMPPDHTYLHEAGLLRYYRELAAATDRPLVPYVRGFDPSVAYLGDLTRVDGVIGIKYALPDGVKLGAGVAAGDDDVVWVNGLAEPFAVSFWAEGAEGFSAGVSNFRPEVGLALFDALTDGDWERARALRNACLPYQGFRDGTGQGNEIPGAISVPAVKQGLDLAGLHGGSVREPIRPLAEEQVREAEELYAALEDDVDRLVG
- the xacF gene encoding 2,5-dioxovalerate dehydrogenase, whose amino-acid sequence is MMYENYVGGEWIESESGETFDVRNPADTAEVVGTYQASTRADAERAIGAAVDAQDEWAGTPAPERGRVLRATSEALADREDEITETLVREEGKTRSEAAGEVGRAVDVFAYYGEKARDLGGTAKAPSGRNATLRTRREPLGTVGLITPWNYPIAIPAWKLAPALATGNTVVIKPATAAPNVTRQVFECLDGAGLPDGVANYVTGSGSEVGAALAEDERIDGVSFTGSTSVGTRVARTASSDMKRVQCEMGGKNPTVVMPSADLDRAVEIVGVGAFGTTGQSCTACSRAIVHEAVYDEFVDAIAEYAESLTVGPGLEDPDMGPHVSRSELDATLEYVDVARADGATLETGGAELEGDEYDDGHFVEPTVFSDVESRMRIAQEEVFGPVLVVMKASDFGDAVEVANDVDYGLSASIVTRDLSEANRFIEAAEAGVVKVNEKTTGVELHVPFGGYKDSSTNTYREQGDAGLDFFTTTKTVYVDY
- a CDS encoding VOC family protein, whose amino-acid sequence is MDVLHAALWVDDVEAMDEFYTEGLGLEFSREFEGSDGVRNYFLTGESDTEIQFKHDEGVDRESGPSSGFDHVAIAVEDVEDRVDRLVDAFGSEVVRGPDLLADKGIEIAFVTDPEGYVVELIERLEE